A portion of the Toxotes jaculatrix isolate fToxJac2 chromosome 16, fToxJac2.pri, whole genome shotgun sequence genome contains these proteins:
- the f2rl1.1 gene encoding coagulation factor II (thrombin) receptor-like 1, tandem duplicate 1, with amino-acid sequence MTVRTRWLQPFLVVCWLQTCLSQKEDRGFTGTETTDGVWVTPQATKVLTSGLTTVFIPIIYIIVFAVGLPTNAMAIWVFLFRTKKKHPSSIYMANLALADLLFVIWVPLKIAYHFNGNDWIYGEGLCKVLVAFFYGNMYCSICFIACISVQRYWAVVHPLSRQQRSNCVAVSVSVTVWVVVWLITVPLYLYDQTVRITNLNIVTCHDVTRPSQRKTAAGYFLTMGTLGFVAPTVVCIISYILMLKALRNSMSDATIALKRRKAVVLIITVLVMFLVCFTPSNIMLLVHYILLLGEAPNNLYGFYIITLCLASLNSCFDPFVYYFISEDFREHVKNTFLCRSERTVERMRVSFSALKFSKKSNMYTSESGNTQSTGCS; translated from the exons ATGACTGTTAGGACACGATGGCTTCAGCCGTTTCTGGTTGTGTGCTGGCTGCAGACCTGCCTGTCGCAGAAAG AGGACAGAGGCTTCACTGGCACCGAGACCACAGATGGGGTGTGGGTCACCCCTCAAGCCACAAAGGTCCTGACCAGTGGTCTCACAACCGTCTTCATCCCCATCATCTACATCATTGTGTTTGCTGTGGGGCTGCCCACCAACGCGATGGCCATCTGGGTATTCCTCTTCAGGACCAAGAAGAAGCACCCGTCATCGATCTACATGGCCAACCTGGCTCTGGCTGACCTGCTCTTTGTCATCTGGGTCCCCTTGAAAATAGCGTACCACTTCAACGGCAACGACTGGATCTACGGAGAGGGGCTGTGCAAAGTGCTGGTGGCGTTTTTCTACGGCAACATGTACTGCTCCATCTGCTTCATCGCCTGTATAAGTGTTCAGCGTTACTGGGCTGTGGTCCACCCGCTGTCCCGGCAGCAGAGGAGCAACTGTGTGGCTGTGTCCGTCTCCGTCACAGTCTGGGTGGTGGTCTGGCTCATCACCGTCCCTCTCTACCTGTACGATCAAACGGTCCGTATAACCAACCTCAACATCGTCACCTGCCATGACGTCACCAGGCCCAGTCAGAGGAAGACAGCAGCAGGCTACTTCCTGACAATGGGAACCCTGGGATTTGTTGCTCCCACCGTCGTGTGCATCATATCCTACATCCTCATGCTGAAGGCGCTCAGGAACAGCATGTCGGATGCCACCATTGCACTGAAGCGACGGAAGGCGGTGGTCCTGATCATCACCGTGTTGGTCATGTTCTTAGTCTGCTTCACCCCCAGTAACATCATGTTGCTGGTGCACTACATCCTCCTGCTGGGTGAAGCTCCCAACAACCTGTACGGATTCTACATCATCACCCTGTGCTTGGCGAGTCTCAACAGCTGTTTCGACCCTTTTGTTTACTACTTCATCTCGGAGGATTTCAGGGAGCACGTGAAGAACACGTTCCTCTGCAGGAGCGAGAGGACAGTGGAGAGGATGAGGGTCTCGTTCAGCGCTCTGAAATTCTCAAAGAAGAGCAACATGTACACGTCTGAGTCAGGGAACACGCAGAGCACCGGGTGCTCGTGA